Proteins co-encoded in one Hymenobacter swuensis DY53 genomic window:
- a CDS encoding DUF2911 domain-containing protein — MKNLRLFRVLTLLLAVLLWSSYSQAQDAPKEKPSPAATATGKIGKATVTVAYSSPAVKGRAIWGSLVPYGQVWRAGANEATTFTTDQPVQIEGKTLPAGTYALFVIPTEKQWTVIFNKTAKQWGAFKYDEKQDALRVIATPRKTATLAERLVYEVNPQGLVLRWENQELPIAIK, encoded by the coding sequence ATGAAAAACCTCCGCCTTTTCCGCGTATTGACCTTGCTGCTCGCAGTTCTGCTTTGGTCCAGCTACAGCCAGGCCCAGGATGCTCCTAAAGAAAAGCCCAGCCCAGCTGCCACTGCTACTGGCAAAATTGGGAAAGCCACTGTCACGGTGGCTTACAGCAGCCCGGCCGTGAAAGGCCGCGCCATCTGGGGAAGTTTGGTGCCTTACGGGCAGGTATGGCGGGCCGGAGCCAACGAGGCTACCACGTTCACCACCGACCAGCCCGTGCAGATCGAAGGCAAAACCCTGCCAGCCGGTACGTACGCCCTCTTCGTCATTCCCACTGAAAAGCAATGGACCGTTATTTTCAACAAAACGGCCAAGCAGTGGGGTGCCTTCAAATACGATGAGAAACAGGATGCGCTGCGCGTGATAGCCACACCCCGCAAAACCGCCACTCTCGCGGAGCGGCTGGTATACGAGGTAAATCCGCAGGGCTTGGTGTTGCGCTGGGAAAACCAGGAATTGCCCATAGCCATCAAATAG
- a CDS encoding DUF952 domain-containing protein, whose translation MLYRIAQPADWQQAQDTGFFASADLTAEGFIHASELAQVLETARLYYRNSPDAVLLEVPEKGLAAAGVRVEREWAAGRQAWFPHVFGRIPLASISRCWPFPVAPDGSAQLPPELG comes from the coding sequence ATGCTCTACCGCATTGCCCAACCGGCCGACTGGCAGCAGGCCCAGGACACCGGCTTTTTCGCTAGTGCCGATTTAACGGCCGAGGGCTTCATTCACGCTTCGGAGCTGGCCCAGGTGCTGGAAACGGCCCGGCTGTACTATCGGAACAGTCCCGATGCGGTGCTGCTGGAAGTGCCGGAAAAGGGCTTAGCAGCGGCAGGCGTGCGGGTAGAGCGGGAGTGGGCTGCCGGGCGGCAGGCATGGTTTCCGCATGTATTCGGCCGCATTCCACTGGCTTCCATAAGCCGCTGCTGGCCCTTCCCAGTAGCGCCGGATGGTAGCGCGCAACTGCCCCCGGAGTTGGGCTGA